In one window of Clarias gariepinus isolate MV-2021 ecotype Netherlands chromosome 10, CGAR_prim_01v2, whole genome shotgun sequence DNA:
- the smc1b gene encoding structural maintenance of chromosomes protein 1B, which produces MGYLKQIDVENFKSWRGKQTIGPFKRFTCIIGTNGSGKSNVMDALGFVMGERASSLRVRQTRELIHGAHVGKPVSRTASVSMCLCNDDDEETIFSRTVSGDSSEYRINGRQMTLSRYTSELEKIGIVLKTRNCLVFQGAVESIAMMSAKERTKMFERISTSFELANEYNNKLSALQKAKEDTQYHFNRKRAAAAEKKQVFKDKTEAEKYQALVEQLSESKLQLSLFQLYYNERGVNELVESLGEKQEAVAVKKSVVEEWEQTVKAQKKEHGRLNRELQKLEKEIKSQEEILSRQRPQYIRAKVNTSHHQRKHEEEWTSLLKSQKEQAKKEQGVQELETELVELEKAWKVYEREIEEWEAQRGKDVQLEEAQLERYKELKELARKKGAVLLQKAEKIHWELKADREKLEFDKRRKSEVGANIKHAEDHLDELNRRAGKLEEYGVTSNKALDELREQEQNLAELLESGRSRMLEVNRELAVVVQELQNARIDSQENRRQQKRDEILESLRRLYPDVVYGRLMDLCQPIHKKYQLAVTKVFGHYMDAIVVSSAKVARDCIQIIKEERAERETFLPIDNLDVKPLNERLREVRGAKMVVDVVQCSQNAPQLKRVVQFVCGNSLVCENLKDARHVAFDGSERLKTVSLDGTLFSKSGVISGGSAHLRNKARRWEEKDMNGLKERKEQLSAELRELMKLKRKEAELHQITAQAQGIQTRLKYSNSELESICKKGIPVYQAEISRLESELSNLKSQIEMQTSNVQVKDSEVTVLHDEVNHMEDTVFSEFCAEIGVANIREYEQDYVRQQGEIENKRLQFESQQTRLKTQLEYEQEQLHKHRKLINKIEESIKKEEDVTLMLKEEENKLLAAVDESQVKLLELKQKQVDMTSYVNKAKSELDTKIRGLQENSRQLVKKQKEMISVEAALERQRLYKHNLLLGCKIEGLPLTVLSGTLDDISDIQLDSESTDTTTQHIYEREEHMVIDYRQLGDNLKSLTEEQQVLAQLEVLGEKVSSLEKLISASKPPNMKALEKMSEVKDSFRGVLDAFETSTSAAKKRNQEFEQVKAKRYHRFSHCFEHVSIAINNIYKNLCRNESAQATLSAENPEEPYLGGISYNCVAPGKRFMAMDNLSGGEKSIAALALVFAIHSFRPAPFFVLDEVDAALDNTNIGKVTSFIREQSRNNFQVIVISLKEEFYSRSDALLGVYSEFNDCMSSHLLSLDLTPYPLNDENGRERETEMS; this is translated from the exons ATGGGTTACTTGAAGCAGATAGATGTGGAAAATTTTAAGTCATGGAGAGGAAAACAGACAATTGGTCCATTTAAGAGGTTCACTTGTATCATTGGTACTAATGGCTCAG GTAAATCGAATGTGATGGACGCGCTGGGGTTTGTAATGGGAGAGCGAGCGTCCAGTCTGAGGGTGAGGCAAACCAGAGAGCTGATTCACGGCGCCCATGTCGGTAAACCGGTCTCGCGCACAGCCTCGGTCTCCATGTGCCTCTGCAACGATGACGATGAAGAAACCATCTTCAGCAGGACTGTCTCAG GTGACTCTTCGGAGTATCGGATCAACGGCAGACAGATGACACTGTCCAGGTATACGTCCGAGCTGGAGAAGATCGGTATTGTGCTGAAAACCAGAAACTGCCTAGTGTTTCAG GGTGCTGTGGAGTCCATCGCTATGATGAGCGCGAAGGAACGGACAAAGATGTTTGAGCGCATCAGTACCTCCTTTGAGCTGGCGAACGAGTACAACAACAAGCTGAGTGCGCTGCAGAAAGCCAAAGAAGACACGCAGTACCATTTTAATCGTAAACGAGCAGCCGCTGCAGAGAAGAAGCAAGTGTTCAAAGACAAAACTGAG GCTGAGAAATATCAGGCGCTGGTGGAGCAGCTCAGTGAAAGCAAGCTGCAGCTCAGCCTTTTTCAGCTTTATTACAACGAGAGGGGTGTTAATGAGCTTGTTGAGTCACTGGGAGAGAAACAGGAGGCTGTAGCTGTCAAAAAGAGCGTGGTGGAGGAGTGGGAGCAAACTGTGAAGGCTCAGAAGAAAGAGCATGGACGCCTGAACAGAGAATTGCAGAAACTAGAGAAGGAGATCAA GTCCCAGGAGGAAATCCTCAGCCGCCAGAGGCCTCAGTACATCAGGGCCAAAGTGAACACCAGTCACCATCAGCGCAAGCATGAAGAGGAATGGACCAGCCTGTTGAAGAGCCAGAAGGAACAGGCCAAGAAGGAACAGGGGGTGCAGGAGCTGGAGACGGAGCTCGTTGAGCTGGAGAAGGCCTGGAAGGTTTacgagagagagatagaggagTGGGAAGCTCAGAGGGGCAAAGATGTACAGCTCGAGGAAGCTCAG CTGGAGCGTTATAAGGAGCTGAAGGAGTTGGCTAGGAAAAAGGGAGCCGTGTTGCTTCAGAAGGCTGAGAAAATACACTGGGAGCTGAAGGCTGATCGGGAAAAGCTGGAGTTTGACAAAAGGCGAAAAAGTGAAGTTGGG GCAAACATTAAGCATGCTGAAGATCATCTGGATGAGTTAAACAGACGGGCTGGAAAACTGGAGGAGTATGGCGTTACCTCAAA CAAAGCTCTGGACGAGCTGCGGGAGCAGGAGCAAAACTTGGCAGAGTTGTTGGAGAGCGGACGGTCGCGGATGCTGGAGGTGAACAGAGAACTGGCCGTGGTAGTTCAGGAACTTCAGAACGCTCGCATAGATAGCCAGGAGAATCGGAGACAACAGAAACGCGATGAAATCCTCGAGAGCCTGCGCAGACTCTACCCGGACGTCGTG TATGGACGTTTAATGGACTTGTGCCAGCCCATCCACAAGAAATACCAGCTCGCTGTCACAAAGGTGTTCGGCCATTACATGGACGCCATTGTGGTGTCCTCTGCTAAAGTGGCCCGAGACTGCATTCAGATTataaaagaggagagagcagagcGAGAGACCTTCCTCCCTATCGACAACCTGGAT GTAAAGCCACTGAACGAGCGTCTCAGGGAGGTACGTGGAGCCAAGATGGTGGTGGATGTGGTGCAGTGTTCCCAGAACGCACCCCAGTTGAAGAGAGTGGTACAGTTTGTGTGTGGGAACTCCCTTGTGTGCGAGAACTTAAAAGACGCCCGTCACGTTGCGTTTGACGGCTCAGAGCGCCTTAAG ACTGTATCTTTGGATGGTACTTTGTTCTCCAAGTCGGGGGTGATCTCTGGTGGCTCAGCTCACCTGCGCAACAAAGCTCGGCGCTGGGAGGAAAAGGACATGAATGGCCTAAAAGAGCGCAAGGAGCAGCTTAGTGCAGAGCTGAGG GAActaatgaaactgaaacgcaaGGAGGCTGAGCTCCATCAGATCACAGCCCAGGCTCAGGGAATCCAGACTCGCCTCAAATACTCCAACTCTGAGCTAGAGTCCATATGCAAAAAGGGCATCCCAGTCTATCAGGCT GAAATCTCCAGATTGGAAAGTGAGCTCTCAAACCTGAAGTCTCAGATCGAAATGCAGACAAGTAATGTGCAAGTGAAGGACAGCGAGGTTACAGTGCTCCACGATGAAGTCAATCAc ATGGAGGACACGGTGTTCTCAGAGTTCTGTGCCGAGATCGGGGTAGCCAACATTCGTGAGTACGAGCAGGATTATGTGAGACAGCAAGGAGAGATCGAGAATAAGCG GCTGCAGTTTGAGTCCCAGCAAACCCGTCTGAAGACACAACTCGAGTATGAGCAGGAGCAGCTACACAAGCACCGCAAGCTGATTAACAAAATAGAGGAGTCCATCAAGAAAGAGGAAGATGTCACCCTTATGCTGAAAGAG GAGGAAAACAAGCTACTTGCTGCAGTAGATGAGTCTCAGGTGAAGCTTCTAGagttaaagcaaaagcaagtggaCATGACGTCTTACGTGAATAAAGCAAAGTCTGAGCTGGATACGAAGATCAGGGGCCTTCAGGAGAACTCCAG gCAGCTGGTAAAGAAGCAGAAGGAGATGATCTCTGTGGAAGCTGCGTTGGAGCGTCAGAGACTTTACAAACACAACCTGCTGCTGGGCTGCAAAATCGAGGGGCTTCCCCTCACTGTGCTCTCTGGAACCCTGGACGACATCAGTGACATCCAG ctggactctGAATCTACAGACACCACCACACAACACATTTATGAGCGAGAAGAACATATGGTAATAGACTATAGACAGTTGGGAGATAACCTGAAG agtctGACAGAGGAGCAGCAGGTGCTGGCCCAGTTAGAGGTCCTGGGAGAGAAAGTGTCATCTCTGGAGAAACTGATCAGTGCATCCAAACCACCCAACATGAAGGCCCTGGAGAAGATGAGTGAGGTGAAGGACAGCTTCCGTGGAGTACTTGAtg cgTTCGAAACCAGCACAAGCGCAGCTAAGAAACGCAATCAGGAGTTTGAGCAAGTGAAGGCCAAACGCTATCATCGCTTCAGCCATTGCTTCGAGCACGTTTCCATTGCCATCAACAACATCTACAAAAACCTCTGCAGAAACGAAAGTGCTCAA GCGACTCTGAGTGCAGAGAATCCTGAAGAGCCTTACCTGGGTGGTATTAGTTATAACTGTGTGGCCCCCGGGAAGAGATTTATGGCCATGGACAACCTGTCAGGAGGAGAGAAGTCGATCGCAGCGCTAGCTCTGGTGTTTGCTATTCACAG CTTCCGTCCTGCCCCATTCTTTGTGCTGGACGAGGTGGACGCCGCTTTGGATAACACAAACATTGGCAAG GTGACAAGCTTCATTAGGGAGCAATCAAGAAATAACTTTCAGGTCATCGTCATCTCACTGAAGGAGGAGTTCTACTCACGATCAGATGCTCTGCTGGGGGTCTATTCTGAG TTCAATGACTGCATGTCCAGTCACCTCCTGTCACTGGACCTCACTCCGTACCCTCTCAACGACGAGaatggcagagagagagagacggaaatGAGCTAA
- the cpa4 gene encoding carboxypeptidase A4, whose translation MRVCFALFTVFVAVYCRKVFTGDQVLRVNANSEEQIQLLKELENRDMLELDFWTHPVSSDLPVDIHVPYASLYAVQRFLQDNQIPFHVMIKDLQELVDKEQEDLQRSAMKSADAKSFDYGAYHKLDTIYSWMDSMVADHPNLISKVQIGFSYEKRPMYVLKFSTGGSKRPAIWIDAGIHSREWVSTASTLWMANKMATDFGVDPSVTSLLGQMDVYLMIVTNPDGYAYTHTNDRMWRKTRSVNSGSSCRGVDPNRNWDAGFGGPGASKNPCSDSYHGPSAHSAIEVQNIVDLIKNHGNFKSFISIHAYSQLLMYPHGYTCTDIPDKAELDSVGRRAVQDLSSLYGTSYSVGSICKIIYQASGGSIDWSYKVGVKYSFAFELRDTGRYGFLLPANQIIPTASETWLALKYIMEYVRDHPY comes from the exons ATGAGGGTCTGCTTTGCACTTTTTACCGTTTTTGTGGCAGTGTATTGCCGTAAAGTCTTCACTGG TGACCAGGTTCTTCGAGTTAATGCAAACTCTGAGGAGCAAATCCAGCTCTTGAAGGAGTTGGAGAACAGAGACATGTTAGAG CTGGACTTCTGGACTCATCCTGTCTCCAGCGACCTTCCAGTCGACATCCATGTCCCGTACGCCAGTCTGTATGCTGTCCAGAGATTCCTTCAGGATAATCAGATCCCGTTCCATGTTATGATCAAGGATTTGCAG GAACTCGTGGATAAGGAGCAGGAAGATTTACAGCGCAGTGCCATGAAAAGTGCTGATGCAAAGAGCTTTGACTATGGAGCATACCACAAGCTCGATACA ATCTACAGTTGGATGGACAGCATGGTGGCCGATCATCCCAATTTGATTTCCAAAGTACAGATTGGATTTTCTTATGAGAAACGTCCCATGTATGTACTAAAG TTTAGCACTGGTGGAAGCAAAAGACCTGCGATCTGGATTGATGCTGGAATACATTCTAGAGAGTGGGTCTCAACTGCTTCGACATTGTGGATGGCTAACAAG ATGGCTACAGATTTTGGTGTTGATCCCTCTGTGACTTCTCTTCTGGGACAAATGGACGTCTATCTCATGATCGTGACCAACCCTGATGGCTACGCCTACACCCACACTAAT GACCGTATGTGGCGCAAGACTCGCTCCGTCAACTCTGGATCTTCGTGCCGAGGTGTCGACCCCAACAGAAACTGGGATGCTGGCTTTGGTG GCCCTGGTGCCAGTAAGAACCCGTGTTCTGATTCCTATCATGGACCTTCTGCACACTCTGCAATCGAAGTGCAGAACATCGTTGACCTCATCAAGAACCACGGCAACTTCAAGTCCTTCATCTCCATCCACGCCTACTCACAGCTTCTCATGTACCCGCATGGATACACCTGCACCGATATCCCTGACAAGGCTGAACTC GATTCTGTAGGTCGACGTGCAGTGCAGGACCTCAGCTCCTTGTACGGAACCAGCTACAGCGTTGGAAGCATCTGCAAAATCATCT ATCAAGCCAGCGGTGGAAGCATTGACTGGAGTTACAAGGTCGGTGTCAAATACTCCTTTGCCTTTGAGCTGCGTGACACCGGTCGCTATGGCTTCCTCCTCCCGGCCAATCAGATCATTCCAACTGCGAGTGAGACCTGGCTGGCACTTAAATACATCATGGAATACGTGCGTGACCATCCTTATTAG
- the atp6v1e1a gene encoding V-type proton ATPase subunit E 1a, translated as MALSDADVQKQIKHMMAFIEQEASEKAEEIEAKAEEEFNIEKGRLVQTQRLKIMEYYEKKEKQIEQQKKIQMSNLMNQARLKVLKARDDMILDLLNDARKQLSGIAKDPTQYQTLLEGLVLQGFYQLLEPKVTIRCRKEDVTMVEAAVKKNIPIYKESVKSSIEVRIDKDNFLSSDISGGVEVYNANGKIKVANTLESRLDLLAQQMMPEIRVALFGANPNRKFMD; from the exons ATGGCGCTCAGTGATGCCGACGTTCAAAAACAG ATCAAACACATGATGGCCTTCATCGAGCAGGAGGCCAGCGAGAAGGCAGAGGAAATCGAAGCAAAG GCCGAGGAAGAGTTTAACATCGAGAAGGGCCGACTCGTGCAGACACAGAGGCTGAAGATAATGGAGTACTACGAGAAGAAAGAGAAGCAGATCGAGCAgcagaagaaaat TCAGATGTCCAACCTAATGAATCAGGCCCGGCTGAAGGTGCTGAAGGCTCGGGACGACATGATCCTG gatctTCTAAACGATGCCCGTAAGCAGTTATCTGGCATCGCTAAGGACCCGACTCAGTATCAAACTCTGTTAGAGGGCCTTGTGCTGCAG GGCTTTTATCAGCTGCTGGAGCCGAAGGTGACGATCCGCTGCCGTAAGGAGGATGTGACCATGGTAGAG GCTGCTGTGAAGAAAAATATCCCCATCTACAAAGAAAGTGTGAAGAGTAGCATTGAAGTCCGCATCGACAAGGACAACTTCCTTTCCTCTGATAT CTCCGGAGGTGTAGAGGTGTATAACGCAAACGGCAAGATCAAGGTGGCGAACACTTTGGAGAGCAGGCTGGATCTCCTGGCTCAGCAG ATGATGCCTGAAATCCGAGTGGCTCTATTCGGCGCCAACCCGAACCGCAAGTTTATGGACTAA